Proteins encoded within one genomic window of Spirochaeta isovalerica:
- the ribD gene encoding bifunctional diaminohydroxyphosphoribosylaminopyrimidine deaminase/5-amino-6-(5-phosphoribosylamino)uracil reductase RibD has translation MNHQNFMTRALELASLAIGSVSPNPAVGAVLVKNGRIIGEGCHRGPGSLHAEIDAIENASESVSGATLFCTLEPCCTVYPGKRQPPCTDRIIAEKIREVVIAANDPNPHVNGMGVARLKSRGITVREGLLKDEAEKLNEVFNVNQKEQRAFVHLKIAQTLDGRIATSGGDSKWITDEDARRDVHRYRSLYDSVLVGAGTVRADNPKLNSRLIDMGKNPIRIVLSRSLDFPQEREIFSDDDRTRTIVVTSPDSRKKKKLYFTEKGIEVLEFTDLPHLLQRLYRKGICSVFVEGGKAVYTSFLQQQAYDRLSIYTAPLICGTGIDAVGNLQTGLMNQSLRFGKTEFEMINNQTVFHGWRF, from the coding sequence ATGAACCACCAAAACTTTATGACAAGGGCTCTGGAACTGGCATCTCTCGCCATAGGATCGGTCTCTCCCAATCCAGCAGTCGGAGCTGTACTGGTAAAAAATGGAAGAATTATCGGGGAAGGTTGTCACAGAGGACCGGGATCTCTTCATGCTGAAATCGATGCTATAGAGAATGCTTCCGAATCTGTTTCGGGTGCGACACTCTTCTGCACTCTCGAACCCTGCTGTACCGTTTATCCAGGAAAACGACAACCGCCCTGTACCGACAGAATCATTGCGGAAAAAATCAGGGAAGTCGTGATTGCCGCAAATGATCCCAATCCGCATGTAAACGGTATGGGGGTCGCCAGACTGAAATCCCGGGGAATTACTGTCAGAGAAGGACTTTTGAAAGATGAAGCGGAAAAGCTCAATGAAGTTTTCAATGTAAACCAGAAGGAACAGAGGGCATTTGTTCATTTGAAAATAGCCCAGACTCTGGATGGGAGAATTGCTACATCGGGAGGCGATTCCAAGTGGATTACCGATGAAGATGCCAGAAGAGATGTACATCGGTACCGGTCCCTATATGATTCCGTTCTGGTCGGAGCCGGCACAGTCCGGGCAGATAACCCCAAACTGAATTCGCGACTTATTGATATGGGGAAAAATCCCATAAGAATAGTTCTCAGCAGATCGCTCGACTTCCCTCAAGAACGGGAGATATTCAGCGACGATGACAGGACCCGGACCATTGTAGTCACCAGTCCTGACAGCCGGAAAAAGAAAAAGCTTTATTTTACTGAAAAAGGAATAGAAGTTCTGGAGTTCACAGATCTCCCGCATCTTCTCCAAAGGCTTTACAGAAAGGGAATCTGTTCCGTTTTTGTTGAAGGAGGAAAGGCGGTATACACATCATTTCTGCAACAACAGGCTTATGACCGCTTATCAATCTACACGGCTCCTCTGATATGCGGAACGGGAATCGATGCCGTGGGAAACCTGCAGACAGGTCTGATGAATCAATCTCTGAGATTCGGAAAAACAGAATTCGAGATGATCAACAATCAAACAGTCTTTCACGGATGGAGGTTTTGA